AGGTCAAGCGCGGAGAGCGGCCCTGAGCACGGTCTCCGGTTTCACGGGTGGCGCGGCGGCGTGGACGAAGGGCCTCGGCGGACTGCGTAATGTGGTCCGCCAGGAGCTCGTGGCCCGGCAGCTGGACGAGCAGATAGCCGCCCGCTTCCCCGTGGGGCGGCGTCTGCGGGTGCTCGACGTCGGCATGGGGCAGGGCACCCAGGCCCTGCGCCTGGCACGGGCCGGTCACTCGGTGACCGGCCTGGAGTCCGACGGCGACATGCTGCGGACCGCACGCGAGGCGCTCGCGGACGAGCCCGAGGGCATTCGCGAGCGGGTCCGGCTGATCGAGGGCGACGGCCAGGACACCGGTGTGCACTTCCTGCCCGGAAGCTTCGACCTGGTCCTCTGCCACGGCGTGCTGATGTACGTCCAGGAGCCCGATCCGATGCTGGCGGGGCTGGCCAGGATGCTGGCCTCCGGCGGACTGCTCTCCCTTCTCGTGCGGAACGCGGACGCGCTGGCGATGCGGCCCGGGACCGCCGGGGACTTCGCCGGGGCGCTGGACGCCTTCGACACGGACACGTACACCAACCGGCTCGGCCTCACGGTGCGGGCCG
The Streptomyces sp. NBC_00234 DNA segment above includes these coding regions:
- a CDS encoding class I SAM-dependent methyltransferase → MRNVVRQELVARQLDEQIAARFPVGRRLRVLDVGMGQGTQALRLARAGHSVTGLESDGDMLRTAREALADEPEGIRERVRLIEGDGQDTGVHFLPGSFDLVLCHGVLMYVQEPDPMLAGLARMLASGGLLSLLVRNADALAMRPGTAGDFAGALDAFDTDTYTNRLGLTVRADRLDALTATLAGIAAPLHAWYGVRVFCDNADNEAELPAPPEMARLLDAEDRAGRTDPYRRVAALLHLCGVRG